Below is a genomic region from Jiangella gansuensis DSM 44835.
TGAAGTGCTCGCCTAGCGCCATGATGTTGACGTCGTTGTCGACCAGTGCGACGGCGCCGAAGCGGTCCTCCAGGTAACCCTGCACGTCGAAGCCGTCCCAGCCGGGCATGATGGGCGGGCTGACCGGGCGGCCGGTGGAGTGTTCGACGGGGCCGGGTAGTCCGATCCCGACGCCGAGCAGGTCGGCGGGGTCGCGGCCGGCGCGGGCGATGAGGTCGTGCCCGGCGCTGGCAACCCACGACAGCACCGGCTCCGGCCCGGAGGCCACCAGCAGCTCGTCGTAGGCCTCCGCCAGCACCTCACAGGCGAGGTCGGTGAGGGCGAGCCGGGCGTGGGTGGCGCCGATGTCGGCGGACAGCACGAACCGGGCGTTGGGGTTGAACGCGAACCGGGTGGGCGGGCGGCCGCCGGTGGACGCGGCCTTGTCGGCCGGGCCGATGAGATTACTGGCCAGCAGGGCGTCGACGCGCTGGGTGACCGTGGAGCGCGCCAGCCCGGTTTCGGCGGCGAGTTCGGCGCGGGTGCGCGGCCGGCCGTCGCGCAGCAGCTGGAACAGGGAGCCGGCGGCATACATAGAGCCGCCGTTGTCAGCCACCGCGCTGACCGGCCGCGACGTGGTGACGCGTACGCCTTCGAGCATGGCACTAGTGAAACACACCCGACTTCATTCCGTGTAGCAACAGTCTCGGTGGTAACACTCGCGCAACTTTTGCTTGACGTGCGTGCAAAAGTGCCTCTAAGTTCCTCTGCCATGGCAGTGACTCCGATCACAGAGCGCGCGTACGGCGGCGACAGCGCCCCGCCGACCCCGGGCTACCGTGCAGCGATCGTCGGAACCGGCTTCATGGGCCGGGTGCATGCCCGGGCCGTCCAGGTGGCGGGCGGCCGGGTGGTCGGGGTCGTCGGCTCCAGCACCGAGCGAGCGTCGTCGGCGCTCACGGACCTCTCGGCCGGACGCGTGTTCGCCGGCCTGGACGACATGCTCGCCGCCGACGGAGACGACCGCGTCGACGTCGTGCACGTGTGCACGCCGAACCACCTGCACGAGCCGGTGGTGCTCGCGGCGCTGGCCGCCGGCAAGCACGTGGTGTGCGAGAAGCCGCTGGCCACCTCCGCGGCGGCCGCCGCCGCGATGACCGCCGCCGCGGCCACGGCGGGCCGCGTCGCCGCCGTCCCGTTCGTCTACCGCTTCCACCCGATGGTCCGCGAGGCGCGCGAGCGGGTCCGCGCCGGTGAGGTCGGCACCATCTTCGTCGCCCACGGCAGCTACCTGCAGGACTGGCTGCTCCACCCGTCCGACGACAACTGGCGCGTCGATCCGGACCTCGGCGGACCCACCCGGGCGTTCGGCGACATCGGCTCGCACTGGTGTGACCTGCTCGAATTCGTCACCGGCGAGCGCATCATCCGGGTGTCGGCGCAGTCGTCGACCGTGAACAAGCGGCGCGGCGTCGACAGCTTGCGCAACGTCACCACCGAGGACGTCGTCGTGGTGCAGTTCGCGACCGCGTCCGGCGCCATCGGCTCGGTGGTCGTCAGCCAGGTCTCGGCGGGCCGCAAGAACCGCCTGCTGCTGGAGGTGTCGGGCTCGCACGGGTCGCTCTCGTTCGACCAGGAGAACCCGGAGCAGCTGTGGTGGGGCGGCCGCGAACGCAGCAGCCAGCTGGTCCGCGACCCGGAGACGCTGAGCTCTCCCGCAGCCCGCTACGCCCGGGTCCCGGCCGGTCACTCACAGGGTTACCAGGACTGCTTCGACGCCTTCGTCGCCGACACGCGAGCGGCCATCGGCGGCGACGCCCCGGACGGGTTGCCCACCTTCGACGACGGCCTGCGCGCAGCCCGGCTGGCCGAGGCCGTCGTCCTGTCCGCACACGAGAGCCGCTGGGTGGAGGTGCAACCGTGACCGTCGAGTCCAGCGTCGCCGGCCCGGGTGCGCAACCGGCCACGACGGTGTTGCGGATGCGGGGGATCGACAAGTCGTTCCTCGGCGTCCAGGTCCTGCACGGCGTCGACCTGGAACTGCGCGCGGGCGAGGTGCACGCGCTGATCGGCGAGAACGGTGCCGGCAAGTCGACGCTGATGAAGATCCTGGCCGGGGTTTACCAGGCGGACGGCGGCACCATCGAGCTGGACGGCCGGGAAGTCCGCTTCGAGCACCCGCTGCAGGCGCAGCAGGCAGGCGTCTCCACGGTGTTCCAGGAGTTCAACCTGCTGCCGGAGCGGACCGTCGCCGAGAACGTCTTCCTCGGCCGTGAGCCGCGCCGGCGTGGCATGGTCGATGCCGCCCGCCTGAACGCCGACACCGCGGCGCTGCTGAACGACCTCGGGCTGACCTGGCTCTCCCCGGAAGCGCGGGTGCGCTCGCTGTCGGTGGCCGGCCAGCAGGTGGTGGAGATCGTCAAGGCGCTCTCCTACGACGCGCGCATCATCTCGATGGACGAACCCACCGCCGCCCTCGCCGACGAGGAAGTGGAGCTGCTCTACCGGCTGATCGCGACCCTGCGCCAGCGTGGCGTCGCCATCCTCTACGTGTCGCACCGGTTGAAGGAGATCTTCGACCTCGCCACCCGCGTCACCATCCTCAAGGACGGCGCATTGGTGGAAACGGCCGACGCCGACCAGTTGAACACCGACGAGCTGGTCCGCAAGATGGTGGGCCGGCCCATCTCCAGCTTCTTCCCGGACAAGCTGCCCGGCAGCGAACTCGGTGACGTCCGGCTGTCCGTCACCGGCGGCGGCAACGAGCAGCTCGACGGCATCGACCTGCAGGTCCGCGCGGGTGAGATCGTCGCGCTGGCCGGGCTGCAGGGCAGCGGGCGCACCGAGATCGCGCACGCGCTCTTCGGCGTCGAACGGTTCACCCGTGGCGAGGTTCGCTTGGACGGCAAACCGGTCACGTTGCGGTCGCCGCGGCAGGCGGTCCGCGCCGGGCTGGCGCTGGTCACCGAGGACCGCAAGGCCGAGGGCCTGGTGCTCAACCAGTCGGTGGCCGCCAACGCCCGGCTGGTGCTGGACGCGGTACTGCCGCGGCGGGCCGCGCAGAGCGCCCGGCGGATCCCCGGGATCCTGTCCTCGCTGGAGCTGGCGTCCCGCGGCACCGGCCAGGAGGTGCGCTTCCTGTCCGGCGGCAACCAGCAGAAGGTGGTGCTGGCCAAGTGGCTGGCCACCGAGCCGTCGGTGATCGTGCTCGACGAACCCACCCGCGGCATCGACGTCGGCGCCAAGGAACGCGTCTACACGCTGATGCGGGAGCTGTCCGCCCAGGGTGTCGCGATCCTCATGATCTCCTCCGAGCTGCCGGAGGTCATCGGCATGGCCGACCGCATCGTCGTCCTGAGGGACGGCCGCATCGCCGGCGAGCTCCCCGCCGGTCCGGACGAGGAGACCGTCATGGCGCTGGCCACCGGCCACGAAGCCGACCTGGGCACCACCACGGAGGGAGATCGATGAGCCGGGCAGTCGCCGTCGCCGGCCGAAGCGGCACGTCGCGCCGCCGGCTCGGCTCCACCGAGATCGTCTGGCTGGCGCTGGTCGCCGTCCTGATCATCGGTGTGGTGCTCGTCGCGATCGACGGGCAGAACCTGCTGAGCACCGCGAACACCCGCGACATGCTGGCGCGCTCGAGCCTGCTGGGGTTCGTCGCCATCGGGCAGACGCTGGTCATCCTGTGCCGGTCGCTGGACCTGTCCGTGGGTTACGTGATGGCGCTGAGCAGCCTGATAGCGGCGACGACGATGAACGGCGACCCCGCACGGGTACCGCTGGCCATCGCGGCGGTGCTGGTGGTCGCCGGGCTCATCGGGCTCGGCAACGGCCTGATCATCTCGGTGCTCAAGGTCAACCCGTTCATCGCCACCCTCGGTGTCGGCCTCATCATCAAGGGCTATCTGGACACGGAATACCAGGGCCCCGCAGGTGCGGTGCCCGGCTCGTTCCAGCAGTTCGGCTTCAGCCGCATCGGCCCGGTGCCGGTGTCGACGCTGGTGATGCTCGCCGTCGCGGTCGCCGGCATCCTGTTCCTGCGCAAGACCCGCACGGGTTACCACATGTTCGCCGTCGGCGGCAGCGCGGACGTGTCGCGGCTGTCGGGCATCAGGACCGGACGGGTCATCGTCACCGCGCACG
It encodes:
- a CDS encoding ROK family transcriptional regulator: MLEGVRVTTSRPVSAVADNGGSMYAAGSLFQLLRDGRPRTRAELAAETGLARSTVTQRVDALLASNLIGPADKAASTGGRPPTRFAFNPNARFVLSADIGATHARLALTDLACEVLAEAYDELLVASGPEPVLSWVASAGHDLIARAGRDPADLLGVGIGLPGPVEHSTGRPVSPPIMPGWDGFDVQGYLEDRFGAVALVDNDVNIMALGEHFTQWSDAPHMMFVKVATGIGSGLISDGRLHRGAQGAAGDMGHLQLPHGTEVVCRCGNTGCLEAVASGAAIAAKLAANGTRAETSADVVTLARGGNIEALQLLRQAGRDIGEVLAAAVSLFNPSVIVIGGSLSQAGEHLIAGVREIVYRRSLPLATQDLRIVQSSTGDRAGIIGAAVMVIDHALAPTQVDLMLAQ
- a CDS encoding Gfo/Idh/MocA family protein; protein product: MAVTPITERAYGGDSAPPTPGYRAAIVGTGFMGRVHARAVQVAGGRVVGVVGSSTERASSALTDLSAGRVFAGLDDMLAADGDDRVDVVHVCTPNHLHEPVVLAALAAGKHVVCEKPLATSAAAAAAMTAAAATAGRVAAVPFVYRFHPMVREARERVRAGEVGTIFVAHGSYLQDWLLHPSDDNWRVDPDLGGPTRAFGDIGSHWCDLLEFVTGERIIRVSAQSSTVNKRRGVDSLRNVTTEDVVVVQFATASGAIGSVVVSQVSAGRKNRLLLEVSGSHGSLSFDQENPEQLWWGGRERSSQLVRDPETLSSPAARYARVPAGHSQGYQDCFDAFVADTRAAIGGDAPDGLPTFDDGLRAARLAEAVVLSAHESRWVEVQP
- a CDS encoding ATP-binding cassette domain-containing protein, with product MRGIDKSFLGVQVLHGVDLELRAGEVHALIGENGAGKSTLMKILAGVYQADGGTIELDGREVRFEHPLQAQQAGVSTVFQEFNLLPERTVAENVFLGREPRRRGMVDAARLNADTAALLNDLGLTWLSPEARVRSLSVAGQQVVEIVKALSYDARIISMDEPTAALADEEVELLYRLIATLRQRGVAILYVSHRLKEIFDLATRVTILKDGALVETADADQLNTDELVRKMVGRPISSFFPDKLPGSELGDVRLSVTGGGNEQLDGIDLQVRAGEIVALAGLQGSGRTEIAHALFGVERFTRGEVRLDGKPVTLRSPRQAVRAGLALVTEDRKAEGLVLNQSVAANARLVLDAVLPRRAAQSARRIPGILSSLELASRGTGQEVRFLSGGNQQKVVLAKWLATEPSVIVLDEPTRGIDVGAKERVYTLMRELSAQGVAILMISSELPEVIGMADRIVVLRDGRIAGELPAGPDEETVMALATGHEADLGTTTEGDR